ttttatttatcacctCAGCTTCACCAGTTTCAAGCTGGGTTTGGGATTTTTCGCCTCCACAAAATGCTATTTTGATTGAATGATTATTGATAGATTCATTTTTGGTGATGGTTATTTTCAAGATGAGAGGAAAGGGGAGTCTTTATGGTGATGTTGAATTGTTGGTTGaaatacgtacgtgtatgtgtgtgtgtgtatatatatatatatatatatatatatatatatatacacacatacatacatatatgtatatatatatatatatatatataacaaaaacatgcCATAAACTGTCTTTGTGTTTTCTCCAAATTTAATTTCTATCCTGATATGACTCAATATTATGTTAGCTCAGTCAGTGACTTGAGAATGTTTAAAGCTGGTATAATGTAATTGATcaagaaaaatgataaacatgaagatgatgatgatggtagtgatgacaaGGATGACTGACAATGGTAATGATACTGGTGACCAGGATGTTAATTATACTATTTTCAACAGTATAGACATCTTATTTACAAATGTTGAGGAAAAAAGGTGACCAAACTtttaacattataaaaataaataatttaaaaaagcaGCTATATGAATAAAACCAGTGCCCTAGTAGCCATGTTATACACATTGTGTCTGAGTGATAtctaatgtaattaatgtaaggTAAGAATTGATAATAAATCTGTATTCAGATTTTGGTAGCATCATCAACTACGGACAAGTCAGACTAAGCAGACTGTTACCAGAACAGGAATTatcatttttacaaaaaaaaaaaaaaaaNNNNNNNNNNNNNNNNNNNNNNNNNNNNNNNNNNNNNNNNNtttttaaaaaaaaaaaaaaaaaaaggtaaataacaGCTGCTCTCATACAGTCCAAAATTTCTCTTGATTCCCTTCAATCAATAATTTTTCTTGTCTAAAATTTTTGTGATTGTATGAAGGATTCTAGGAATTTTGAGAGAATTGGAAATCATCTCAGATGATAACAatgggtagaaaaaaaaaaaaaaaggccaaattGCAACTGCTTAACTGTTTCATACATAATGCAAAGGTGGATCACATCATTTCTTATGAACCACCAAAGGGCAACATATGAGAAATTTTAAAGTAGTTTTACTttagtttcagaaaaaaaaaaaaaaactaaaacaggtAATGGTTTAGATTTTGGATAAACCTAACTAGAAAGGAAAATGGTATAAAAAACAGAAGTGTTTCCTTATGCACTGAATGTTCTGTTCTGAGAAATTCATAGCTAACAATATTGAGTCATAAACTGGATAGATATAAAGCATGAAAAATGAGTACTCAGTCCTTGATTGAGTCAAGAAAAACAGTCTacacaatttatctttttttcttttttcatgcctTACGCAATGTGACAACATTTTTTCGACACAGCTTATGATTTAAGTCTTCCATAGCTTTTAAAGCCTCATCTCTCGTAACAAATCCTATCATAGCATTACCAGTAGGTCTGCCATCATCGGCATAGTGGAGACGAATTGACTCAGGCACCGGGTAATAACCCCTGAAGAAGTTCAGAATTTCTCCAATAGACACTGAAGGAGGAAAATTTTCCCCCTTAACATACTCATACTGTTTACCACCATGAACCATAAAAGGAGGATTAGAAGATTCTGTGTTGTTTTGCATATTAGCCTGCCTGGCTTGTTTCAAACAGTCCATCATTTCAGCTTTAGTTACTGCAGTAACATTAACATAACGCTTTCCTACATACTTCTTGTCACGAGCAACAGCTTTTTCACAATCTGTACTTGTTACAAATTCCACAAAAGCCTGCCCAGTTGTACGGCCATCTTTTCCATAAACAATTTGGATACCCCGAGGTGCAATATTTAAACCCTGACAAAATTCTTTAATTTCGTTAGTAGTTACTGCAAAAGGAAGTCCCTTTAGACTGACACAATAATAAGGGACTGGGTGTGATGTGAGAGTTTCGTTTTTTTTCCCATTACTGCTGGATAATGACTTTTTATCTTGAGCTTTAGCTTCAGATATTTTAGAAGCTAGGTTTTCCATTTTATCACTACTGCCAGTTTTGGAATCTGTTTTCCCAACAGCTTTTGAAACATCTTTCTGATTTTTGTTAGGGGAAGATTTTTCTGATGAcccttttttctctttgtcttgtaAAAGTGACATATCTTTCTTGTTTCCTTCAACAATACGAATAAGTCGTCCCCCCATGTGACGTCCATCGTATGTGAGGGAGCTGTCATAGTCTTTCTGAGACATTACTTCAACAAATGCAATACCAGTGTTCTTACCACGGGAATCATGTTCGATTACAATACATGTGCTTGGGTTGGAAATATGAACATCTTTTAAGAATTTTACTATATCATCATTTGTTGCATTAAGAGGAATACCTTTGATTTGAATAACTGGGAAAGGagttgatgatgaagacgatgtgTTATCAGCAGTGTTTGcacttgtttctttgttagatttAACCAGAGGAGGAATATCATTGCTTGTATTTGGTTTCGCACTAGACATGTCCCTTGAAGGGTTTTCATTTAGATTAtcgcttttcatcattttatttggGGTTGGCCCATGAGTTGCTTTCGGTACAAAGGAATCAATGGCATTTTCAAAATCCTCCATTGAGCACcggtatatttctatatatcggTTTGCCATGAAATTTCCATGACGTGAGAATGCTTCTGCTGTGTCTTGCTCAGAAGCAAATTTGATAAATGCATTGCCAGCTCTCCGCCCCTTTTCATTATTGATAAGTTTTAAACCATCTCGAGGGATGGTACATCCAGAGAAGAATCTTCGCACATCACGGTAGCCAACACTATAAGGTAGGCCAACTACTTCAACAAACAAATCAGGTTCACAGTGTCCACGTTTTATACCACGCATAGAATTATCATCCATATTACCAGGCCGTCTATTTCCAGAATCACCAGAACCAAAGTTCATTTCATTAGGGGGTCCATATTTTCTATCGTCCATAAGTGATCCTGGCATTCGACCAGGGGGACCTCCTCTCTCATTTCTGTTTGGGCTGCCATACCTTCCATAGGGTTCATTTCTTGGGAAAGGTGGTGGGCCATCATTTCTGTGGTATGGAGGTTGGTTTGGAGGCATATCATTCCAAGAACCAGGTTGAGAGTAGTGCGGGCCCATATTCATTTCCTCCTCATGCCATTCATTACGGAAATCATCAAGTCTTTCTCCGGGAATCCGATCATCTCTCATGGCATAGCCATCATCACCCCAGTTGACTTGACTGTCGTGCGGTGGGCCAGGTTGGCCAGGTAGAAACCCAGGAGGAGCATCACCTAAAAGACCTCTAGGTAATCCACTCATGTCAGGATCTtcatacattttatcttttccttgaaACATATTAGGATCATCACCCATATTTGGTTCACCAAAGGGAGGACAATCAGGATGACCTAAAGGTCTGTCAGGAAATCTTTGCCCATCAAAACCAGGCATGGAACCTGGAAATCCTGGATCTCTAGGTGGAGTTTGGCCATAATTATAATCTCCTCTTCTACCATCAGCTCCATAGTCATTTTTGGATCTATTATTTCTGTTCATATTTCCACCCATATCCATACGcccttttctgttgttattcatttCTCCTGGaccagtatttttgtatgtgtctaCAGGTAGACCAGACTGTCTGTTGGAGCCTCCTGAATCAGTTTTAGTTTGATTATCCCGTCCACCTCGATCGAAATCTCGAGTACCAACTCCTCTATTTAGAGGAGCTTTGTCACTGCCCCGACTACCATCGTGCCTTGAGTCATTTCTTGAAGTTTCATAGCGACCTCCAGAATCATGCTGGTTATCATAACGCCCACCATCGTACCTACTGTCATGTCTACCACCATCATAATGACTATCATATCTTGAATCTCTCCGATTTTCTCTTCTGTCATAGCGATTGCTATCATCTCTTCCCCGATCATGCCTGTCATATCGACCACCATCGTCACGGCTACGGTCATGTCGACTACTATCATGGCGACCAGAATCATATCTGTTGAATTCATGTCTACCTGACTCTGACCTGGAATCATGGCGAGAGTCAGACTTTGAATCATGGCGACCAGAATCAGATCGATTTGAGTCATTTCTACTTGATTCATGACGGCTAGACTCTGCAGTTTTACTCCCTTCATTCCTGCTAGAATCTGATCTGTTTTGGTCAACTTTAGAGATGTCAGATCTCCCAGAGCTACTTGGCCGATTAGCTTCAGATCTATTCGCAGCCATTCTTCCAGTTTCAAGTCTTAGAGATTCTGTTCTTTCTTGATCTGTCCTGACATGTTCAGTTCTGTTGACATCAGGATGTGGGTTGTCAAATCTGGATTCATGTCTTCCACCATAACTTCTTCCTGAATCTGGTCTACCAGAATCATGGCGCCCAACATCAAGTTTTGGAGGATCTCGACGCCCTGCATCACCTCTGTTTGGTTCTAGTCTTCCCATGCTGGCTTCAGGGTGCACAAGGTCAGAACGTCCTTGATCATGTCTCACCATATCAGGCCTTGAAGGTTCATTTCTCATGTAGTTCATTGGGTGAGCTGGATCTGGGTTAGTGTTAGTTGAGTCATTTGTACGAGGCTGATTAGGTTGATTTAACATATCTCCTCTTGCCACTGGTGGGACTATATCAAGCCGTGGAGGACCATGCGGTTGAAACTCAGGTCTGTTTTGGTCTGGTCTGTTAATATTTGCAGGAGGCATATGATGAACTGGAATATTAGGCCTCATATTATTCTGATTGGTCTCAAATTCATTTTTACGTTCTGTATGATAAGGGGGCAGCACTTCTGGCCCAGGAGGTTTACCCAGTGGCATTATCTCAGGGGGCTGCAATGGAGGATTTGGGATTTGGATATTTCTGTTGGGTTGTGGAACTGGGTAATTGGGTAAATTTAAATGTGCATCTCTCACATTCATAAATCCTCCAGGAGGTGCATTTACATTTGCAGTTCCAAAGTGCCTTTGATCATTTGCACCATGTTCCAATCTAGGATCTTGGTTTGGTGGAAAATTGGGCCGACGATTAACAGCAAAATCATTTGGGGCTTCTGGAGGGCGGAAATCCATTGGCGGCCTGTTCATGTTATTATCTGGGTCTTGTGATACAAAATATGGATCTCGATTATTTGGATTCATCAGATTTGGTCCAAATTTAGGATCAGGAGGCAGTCCAGGCATTGGTGGTAATCCAGGGACAgtgtttgttgttggtggtggtatattACTTCGAATATCTGTAGGGACTGAAGGAAAATTCCTATTGGGATAATCCATGTTTCTTGGTGGA
This DNA window, taken from Octopus bimaculoides isolate UCB-OBI-ISO-001 chromosome 9, ASM119413v2, whole genome shotgun sequence, encodes the following:
- the LOC106881648 gene encoding uncharacterized protein LOC106881648 isoform X2; amino-acid sequence: MSVIIRLQGLPWSASAMDIRQYFQGLSIPDGGVHIVGGERGDAFIAFGSDEDARQAMLRTNGQINGNTVQLLLSSKTEMQSVIALAREAVPTQAFSKPAPAAPPSTGPPTGPPPGPLNDHIRSLGPQNHTNFIPDRSVPPPRNMDYPNRNFPSVPTDIRSNIPPPTTNTVPGLPPMPGLPPDPKFGPNLMNPNNRDPYFVSQDPDNNMNRPPMDFRPPEAPNDFAVNRRPNFPPNQDPRLEHGANDQRHFGTANVNAPPGGFMNVRDAHLNLPNYPVPQPNRNIQIPNPPLQPPEIMPLGKPPGPEVLPPYHTERKNEFETNQNNMRPNIPVHHMPPANINRPDQNRPEFQPHGPPRLDIVPPVARGDMLNQPNQPRTNDSTNTNPDPAHPMNYMRNEPSRPDMVRHDQGRSDLVHPEASMGRLEPNRGDAGRRDPPKLDVGRHDSGRPDSGRSYGGRHESRFDNPHPDVNRTEHVRTDQERTESLRLETGRMAANRSEANRPSSSGRSDISKVDQNRSDSSRNEGSKTAESSRHESSRNDSNRSDSGRHDSKSDSRHDSRSESGRHEFNRYDSGRHDSSRHDRSRDDGGRYDRHDRGRDDSNRYDRRENRRDSRYDSHYDGGRHDSRYDGGRYDNQHDSGGRYETSRNDSRHDGSRGSDKAPLNRGVGTRDFDRGGRDNQTKTDSGGSNRQSGLPVDTYKNTGPGEMNNNRKGRMDMGGNMNRNNRSKNDYGADGRRGDYNYGQTPPRDPGFPGSMPGFDGQRFPDRPLGHPDCPPFGEPNMGDDPNMFQGKDKMYEDPDMSGLPRGLLGDAPPGFLPGQPGPPHDSQVNWGDDGYAMRDDRIPGERLDDFRNEWHEEEMNMGPHYSQPGSWNDMPPNQPPYHRNDGPPPFPRNEPYGRYGSPNRNERGGPPGRMPGSLMDDRKYGPPNEMNFGSGDSGNRRPGNMDDNSMRGIKRGHCEPDLFVEVVGLPYSVGYRDVRRFFSGCTIPRDGLKLINNEKGRRAGNAFIKFASEQDTAEAFSRHGNFMANRYIEIYRCSMEDFENAIDSFVPKATHGPTPNKMMKSDNLNENPSRDMSSAKPNTSNDIPPLVKSNKETSANTADNTSSSSSTPFPVIQIKGIPLNATNDDIVKFLKDVHISNPSTCIVIEHDSRGKNTGIAFVEVMSQKDYDSSLTYDGRHMGGRLIRIVEGNKKDMSLLQDKEKKGSSEKSSPNKNQKDVSKAVGKTDSKTGSSDKMENLASKISEAKAQDKKSLSSSNGKKNETLTSHPVPYYCVSLKGLPFAVTTNEIKEFCQGLNIAPRGIQIVYGKDGRTTGQAFVEFVTSTDCEKAVARDKKYVGKRYVNVTAVTKAEMMDCLKQARQANMQNNTESSNPPFMVHGGKQYEYVKGENFPPSVSIGEILNFFRGYYPVPESIRLHYADDGRPTGNAMIGFVTRDEALKAMEDLNHKLCRKNVVTLRKA
- the LOC106881648 gene encoding uncharacterized protein LOC106881648 isoform X1; this encodes MNCNSFEIFERNRGLTELKMSVIIRLQGLPWSASAMDIRQYFQGLSIPDGGVHIVGGERGDAFIAFGSDEDARQAMLRTNGQINGNTVQLLLSSKTEMQSVIALAREAVPTQAFSKPAPAAPPSTGPPTGPPPGPLNDHIRSLGPQNHTNFIPDRSVPPPRNMDYPNRNFPSVPTDIRSNIPPPTTNTVPGLPPMPGLPPDPKFGPNLMNPNNRDPYFVSQDPDNNMNRPPMDFRPPEAPNDFAVNRRPNFPPNQDPRLEHGANDQRHFGTANVNAPPGGFMNVRDAHLNLPNYPVPQPNRNIQIPNPPLQPPEIMPLGKPPGPEVLPPYHTERKNEFETNQNNMRPNIPVHHMPPANINRPDQNRPEFQPHGPPRLDIVPPVARGDMLNQPNQPRTNDSTNTNPDPAHPMNYMRNEPSRPDMVRHDQGRSDLVHPEASMGRLEPNRGDAGRRDPPKLDVGRHDSGRPDSGRSYGGRHESRFDNPHPDVNRTEHVRTDQERTESLRLETGRMAANRSEANRPSSSGRSDISKVDQNRSDSSRNEGSKTAESSRHESSRNDSNRSDSGRHDSKSDSRHDSRSESGRHEFNRYDSGRHDSSRHDRSRDDGGRYDRHDRGRDDSNRYDRRENRRDSRYDSHYDGGRHDSRYDGGRYDNQHDSGGRYETSRNDSRHDGSRGSDKAPLNRGVGTRDFDRGGRDNQTKTDSGGSNRQSGLPVDTYKNTGPGEMNNNRKGRMDMGGNMNRNNRSKNDYGADGRRGDYNYGQTPPRDPGFPGSMPGFDGQRFPDRPLGHPDCPPFGEPNMGDDPNMFQGKDKMYEDPDMSGLPRGLLGDAPPGFLPGQPGPPHDSQVNWGDDGYAMRDDRIPGERLDDFRNEWHEEEMNMGPHYSQPGSWNDMPPNQPPYHRNDGPPPFPRNEPYGRYGSPNRNERGGPPGRMPGSLMDDRKYGPPNEMNFGSGDSGNRRPGNMDDNSMRGIKRGHCEPDLFVEVVGLPYSVGYRDVRRFFSGCTIPRDGLKLINNEKGRRAGNAFIKFASEQDTAEAFSRHGNFMANRYIEIYRCSMEDFENAIDSFVPKATHGPTPNKMMKSDNLNENPSRDMSSAKPNTSNDIPPLVKSNKETSANTADNTSSSSSTPFPVIQIKGIPLNATNDDIVKFLKDVHISNPSTCIVIEHDSRGKNTGIAFVEVMSQKDYDSSLTYDGRHMGGRLIRIVEGNKKDMSLLQDKEKKGSSEKSSPNKNQKDVSKAVGKTDSKTGSSDKMENLASKISEAKAQDKKSLSSSNGKKNETLTSHPVPYYCVSLKGLPFAVTTNEIKEFCQGLNIAPRGIQIVYGKDGRTTGQAFVEFVTSTDCEKAVARDKKYVGKRYVNVTAVTKAEMMDCLKQARQANMQNNTESSNPPFMVHGGKQYEYVKGENFPPSVSIGEILNFFRGYYPVPESIRLHYADDGRPTGNAMIGFVTRDEALKAMEDLNHKLCRKNVVTLRKA